The following are encoded in a window of Eschrichtius robustus isolate mEscRob2 chromosome 1, mEscRob2.pri, whole genome shotgun sequence genomic DNA:
- the TGFB3 gene encoding transforming growth factor beta-3 proprotein, translated as MHLLAKPQSSGSREAAWFSSLLLHVCWGLLLTRPRSPRASLPCSRMKMHLQRALVVLALLNFATVSLSMSTCTTLDFDHIKRKRVEAIRGQILSKLRLTSPPDPSVLANIPTQVLDLYNSTRELLEEVHGERGDDCTQENTESEYYAKEIYKFDMIQGLEEHNDLAVCPKGITSKIFRFNVSSVEKNETNLFRAEFRVLRMPNPSSKRSEQRIELFQILQPDEHIAKQRYLDGKNLPTRGTAEWLSFDVTDTVREWLLRRESNLGLEISIHCPCHTFQPNGDILENIQEVMEIKFKGVDSEDDPGRGDLGRLKKKKEHSPHLILMMIPPDRLDNPGQGGQRKKRALDTNYCFRNLEENCCVRPLYIDFRQDLGWKWVHEPKGYYANFCSGPCPYLRSADTTHSSVLGLYNTLNPEASASPCCVPQDLEPLTILYYVGRTAKVEQLSNMVVKSCKCS; from the exons ATGCACCTTCTTGCCAAGCCTCAGTCTTCGGGATCTAGGGAGGCCGCCtggttttcctccctccttctgcaCGTCTGCTGGGGTCTCCTCCTCACCAGGCCTCGCAGCCCCCGGGCCTCTCTCCCCTGCTCACGCATGAAGATGCACTTGCAAAGGGCTCTGGTGGTCCTGGCCCTGCTGAACTTTGCCACGGTCAGCCTCTCCATGTCCACTTGCACCACCTTGGACTTCGACCACATCAAGAGGAAGCGGGTGGAAGCCATTAGGGGACAGATCTTGAGCAAACTCAGGCTCACCAGTCCCCCCGATCCATCGGTGTTGGCCAACATCCCCACCCAGGTCCTGGACCTTTACAACAGCACCCGAGAGCTGCTGGAAGAGGTGCACGGGGAGAGGGGAGACGACTGCACTCAGGAAAACACCGAGTCGGAGTACTATGCCAAAGAAATCTATAAATTCGACATgatccaggggctggaggagcacA ATGACCTGGCCGTCTGTCCCAAAGGAATCACCTCCAAGATTTTCCGCTTCAACGTGTCCtcagtggagaaaaatgaaaccaaCCTGTTCCGAGCGGAATTCCGGGTCTTGCGGATGCCCAACCCCAGCTCCAAGCGCAGCGAGCAGAGGATTGAGCTCTTCCAG ATCCTCCAGCCGGATGAGCACATAGCCAAGCAGCGCTATCTTGATGGCAAGAATCTGCCCACGCGGGGCACTGCTGAGTGGCTGTCTTTCGACGTCACAGACACTGTGCGTGAATGGCTCTTACGAAGAG AATCCAACTTAGGTCTGGAAATCAGCATTCATTGTCCATGTCACACCTTTCAGCCCAATGGGGATATCCTGGAAAACATTCAAGAGGTGATGGAAATCAAATTCAAAG GTGTGGACAGTGAGGATGATCCAGGCCGAGGAGATCTGGGGcgactgaagaagaaaaaggagcacagccctcatttaatcctcatgatgaTTCCCCCAGACCGGCTGGACAACCCAGGCCAGGGAGGTCAGAGGAAGAAGCGGGCCCTGGACACCAATTACTGCTTCCG CAATCTGGAGGAGAACTGCTGTGTGCGCCCTCTCTACATTGACTTCCGACAGGATCTGGGCTGGAAATGGGTCCATGAACCTAAGGGCTACTACGCCAACTTCTGCTCAGGCCCGTGCCCATACCTCCGCAGCGCAGACACTACCCACAGCTCA GTGCTGGGACTGTACAACACCCTGAACCCTGAAGCCTCGGCCTCCCCTTGCTGCGTACCCCAGGACTTGGAGCCCCTGACCATCCTGTACTATGTCGGGAGGACCGCCAAGGTGGAGCAGCTCTCTAACATGGTGGTGAAGTCCTGCAAGTGCAGCTGA